A single genomic interval of Lathyrus oleraceus cultivar Zhongwan6 chromosome 7, CAAS_Psat_ZW6_1.0, whole genome shotgun sequence harbors:
- the LOC127106104 gene encoding arginine decarboxylase, translating into MPALTCFVDGAAALLHPPGYALAGDFTLPLPFTFSAAATITDDADATAVEDSNSIWSPSLSSKLFRIDGWGFPYFGVNAAGDISVRPHGSATMSHQEIDLLKVVKKASDPKCCGGLGLQLPLVVRFPDVLKDRLESIHAAFDGAIQLQGYESHYQGVYPVKCNQDRYIVEDIVEFGSSFRFGLEAGSKPELLLAMSCLCKGNREAFLVCNGFKDSEYISLALIARKLALNTVIVLEQEEELDMVVEISNKLCIRPVIGVRAKLKTKHSGHFGATSGDKGKFGLTTIQILHVVKKLEQLDMLDCLQLLHFHIGSQIPTTELLADGVREASQIYCELLRLGAQMKVLDIGGGLGIDYDGSKSGDSDESVAYGLEEYAAAVVHAVKYVCDRKNVKHPVICSESGRAIVSHHSILIFEASGASTNTAPSLSSIELQYLGEGLSEEALADYQNISAATLRGEYEACLLYTEQFKKRCVEEFKQGTLGIEQLAAVDGLCDLITETIGVKDPVKKYHVNLSVFTSVPDFWGINQLFPIVPIHRLDEKPTARGILSDLTCDSDGKIDKFIGGESSLPLHEMEGHGGGYYLGMFLGGSYEEALGGLHNLFGGPSVVRVLQSDGPHGFAVTRAVAGSSCADVLRVMQHEPQLMFETLKHRALEFCGQHDDDSVVNAGVLANSLAQSFDNMPYLVSSTTCCLNALTNNNGFYYCSGDDFSADTVSVATSVAGEDENWSY; encoded by the coding sequence ATGCCGGCTTTAACTTGTTTTGTGGATGGTGCTGCTGCACTCCTACATCCTCCCGGATACGCTCTCGCCGGAGATTTCACTCTTCCGTTGCCGTTCACATTTTCTGCTGCGGCGACAATAACCGATGATGCTGATGCCACCGCGGTTGAGGATTCCAATTCCATTTGGTCTCCTTCACTTTCCAGCAAACTGTTCAGAATTGATGGCTGGGGCTTTCCCTATTTTGGTGTTAACGCTGCTGGTGACATCTCCGTTAGGCCTCATGGCTCGGCGACGATGTCTCACCAGGAGATTGATTTGCTCAAGGTTGTGAAAAAAGCCTCCGATCCGAAATGCTGTGGCGGACTCGGGTTACAGCTGCCTCTTGTTGTTCGGTTTCCTGATGTTTTGAAGGATCGTCTTGAGTCCATTCATGCGGCTTTTGACGGTGCGATTCAGTTGCAGGGGTATGAATCTCATTACCAAGGTGTTTATCCTGTGAAGTGTAACCAGGATAGGTATATTGTGGAGGACATTGTTGAGTTCGGGTCTTCGTTTCGGTTCGGGTTAGAAGCTGGGTCGAAACCCGAACTGCTTCTGGCTATGAGCTGTTTGTGTAAAGGCAACAGAGAAGCCTTTCTGGTTTGCAATGGTTTCAAAGACAGTGAGTATATCTCTCTGGCTTTGATTGCAAGGAAGCTGGCTTTGAACACTGTTATTGTTCTTGAGCAAGAGGAAGAGCTTGATATGGTGGTTGAGATCAGCAACAAGCTCTGCATTCGTCCTGTGATTGGTGTTCGTGCGAAGTTGAAGACCAAACATTCTGGCCATTTTGGTGCAACTTCTGGTGATAAAGGTAAATTTGGTTTAACTACAATTCAGATTTTGCATGTGGTGAAGAAGCTTGAACAATTAGATATGCTTGATTGTCTCCAATTGTTGCATTTTCATATTGGTTCTCAAATTCCCACAACTGAGTTGCTTGCTGATGGTGTTAGAGAAGCTTCACAGATCTATTGTGAATTGCTTCGTTTGGGTGCCCAGATGAAAGTTTTGGATATTGGGGGTGGTTTGGGAATAGATTACGATGGTTCAAAGTCTGGTGATTCTGATGAATCTGTTGCTTATGGTTTAGAAGAGTATGCAGCTGCTGTTGTTCATGCTGTGAAATATGTATGTGATCGTAAGAACGTGAAGCACCCTGTGATTTGCAGTGAGAGTGGTAGGGCCATTGTGTCTCATCATTCCATTTTGATTTTTGAGGCTAGTGGTGCAAGTACAAACACTGCTCCTTCGTTGTCCTCCATTGAGTTACAGTATTTAGGCGAAGGGCTCTCTGAAGAAGCACTTGCTGATTATCAGAACATTTCTGCTGCTACCCTTCGCGGTGAATATGAAGCATGCTTGCTCTACACTGAACAATTCAAGAAACGCTGTGTTGAGGAATTCAAGCAAGGGACTTTAGGGATTGAACAGCTTGCTGCAGTGGATGGTCTGTGTGATTTGATAACGGAGACAATCGGGGTCAAGGATCCTGTTAAGAAGTACCATGTGAACCTTTCTGTGTTCACCTCTGTTCCTGATTTTTGGGGCATAAATCAGTTGTTTCCCATTGTCCCCATTCACCGTTTGGATGAGAAACCAACTGCGAGGGGTATTTTATCTGACCTGACTTGTGACAGTGATGGGAAGATTGACAAGTTCATTGGCGGTGAGTCAAGCTTGCCGCTTCATGAAATGGAAGGACACGGTGGGGGATACTATCTAGGAATGTTCTTGGGCGGGTCTTATGAGGAGGCGCTTGGTGGGTTGCACAACCTGTTTGGTGGCCCTAGTGTAGTTAGGGTGTTACAGAGCGATGGTCCACACGGTTTTGCTGTTACGCGGGCAGTTGCTGGATCGTCTTGTGCAGATGTCCTTCGAGTGATGCAGCACGAGCCGCAGCTCATGTTTGAGACGCTTAAGCACCGGGCACTTGAGTTTTGTGGACAGCATGATGATGACAGTGTGGTGAATGCAGGGGTGTTGGCAAATAGTTTAGCTCAATCCTTTGATAACATGCCTTATCTGGTTTCATCCACAACCTGTTGCTTGAATGCTCTCACGAACAATAATGGATTTTACTACTGTTCTGGTGATGATTTCAGTGCAGATACTGTTTCTGTTGCCACTTCTGTTGCTGGAGAAGATGAGAATTGGTCTTATTGA